A genomic region of Alicyclobacillus sp. SO9 contains the following coding sequences:
- a CDS encoding L,D-transpeptidase family protein, with protein MICKFHEKPLFKAFFAVTMTYTCLGMLNPPACSADTAKGLPVSRGYSIHINLEQPQLKLYKMGRLVKTYPVALGKPSTPTPIGKWKIIDKQKDWGSGFGSRWLGLNVSWGTYGIHGTNSPQSIGQYVSNGCIRMYNSDVEELYKKLPLRTTVVIEGDPLRSLRVLEYGNAGADVQLVQRRLKQLGYFQGKCDGRFGPVTQFAVTNFQLANRLPMVGSVGLREYKELGLIKRD; from the coding sequence GTGATTTGTAAATTCCACGAAAAACCCTTATTCAAAGCATTTTTCGCCGTCACAATGACTTACACATGTCTTGGGATGCTTAATCCACCCGCCTGTAGTGCAGACACGGCCAAGGGGCTACCAGTGAGCCGTGGCTATTCTATTCACATCAATCTTGAACAACCACAACTTAAGCTCTATAAGATGGGACGCCTCGTCAAAACCTATCCCGTAGCCCTTGGGAAGCCTAGTACGCCGACACCAATTGGTAAATGGAAAATCATCGACAAACAAAAAGACTGGGGAAGCGGATTTGGAAGCCGCTGGTTGGGATTAAACGTTTCGTGGGGAACTTATGGTATCCACGGGACAAATAGTCCGCAGAGTATTGGTCAATATGTGAGCAATGGCTGCATTCGGATGTACAATTCTGACGTGGAGGAGCTTTATAAAAAACTGCCCCTCCGTACAACTGTTGTGATTGAGGGAGACCCTCTCCGTTCCCTCCGGGTTTTAGAGTATGGAAACGCGGGAGCGGATGTCCAACTTGTCCAGCGGCGATTGAAACAATTGGGCTATTTTCAAGGAAAATGTGACGGGAGATTTGGTCCTGTCACACAATTTGCTGTAACAAACTTTCAATTGGCCAATCGTCTACCCATGGTAGGGAGCGTAGGGCTAAGGGAATACAAAGAGCTCGGTTTGATTAAGCGCGATTGA
- a CDS encoding glycosyltransferase family 87 protein codes for MGTLNSSGVFAFKKIHLQLLLVITIAITGWATYGEWHGLFGMHMLGYDYAFFYYAFQVVLHHQPGTQLYNMVHEQAFLTRFQFPFIPYNQYVYPPQFAFLASIFGLFSFRTSLALWMATSVVLFSFGIYWNTKMICQFRDKMGIVVIGLAAALLTPFQLDVGVGNVNSILFAAISLTFYLLYKKQRWWAGVPLAIAIVFKVTPLAVLVYLIFRKQWKTAASSFITIVVVTAATAMRIGWSPLLLYARDFFSFGKTSMHNGPAPYNQSLIGVLGTFRQHHWLQISSHSITVLFFVYAILAAGVIFLVLRRPVRDWKMDYALASLTPLVFSPLVEEAHMIFTIPALFVLANRARNLLTGSPSDKPGLSRVPSAKFIGLLLALLTLMLLTILSLPATFFLNFVTYHWHQLFWMHTQMFWVYMTLLVVTAGYGLRSRAESNASVLYHPHRHIS; via the coding sequence ATGGGAACTCTCAACTCTTCAGGGGTTTTTGCTTTCAAAAAGATACACCTTCAATTACTGTTGGTAATTACCATAGCCATAACAGGCTGGGCTACATACGGAGAGTGGCACGGCTTATTCGGTATGCATATGTTGGGCTACGACTATGCCTTCTTTTACTACGCGTTTCAAGTGGTCTTACATCACCAACCGGGAACCCAACTGTACAATATGGTTCATGAGCAAGCATTTTTGACACGCTTTCAGTTTCCATTTATTCCATATAACCAATACGTGTATCCCCCGCAATTTGCCTTCTTGGCATCTATTTTTGGACTGTTTTCGTTCCGCACGTCTCTTGCCCTTTGGATGGCCACTTCCGTTGTACTCTTTTCCTTCGGAATCTATTGGAATACCAAAATGATATGTCAGTTTCGAGATAAAATGGGCATTGTTGTGATAGGCCTTGCGGCGGCTCTCCTTACTCCATTTCAATTGGATGTGGGAGTCGGCAACGTGAACAGCATCCTGTTTGCGGCCATTTCCCTTACATTCTATTTACTGTACAAGAAACAGCGATGGTGGGCAGGCGTACCTCTTGCGATTGCTATCGTATTTAAAGTGACTCCGCTGGCAGTCCTGGTTTACCTGATCTTTCGCAAACAATGGAAAACTGCTGCTTCGAGTTTCATCACGATTGTTGTTGTGACAGCGGCTACTGCAATGCGAATTGGCTGGTCCCCTTTGCTTTTGTACGCACGGGACTTCTTCTCCTTCGGCAAAACGAGTATGCATAACGGACCCGCTCCCTACAACCAATCCTTAATTGGTGTTCTTGGCACCTTTCGTCAGCACCACTGGCTGCAAATCTCGAGTCACAGCATCACCGTATTGTTTTTTGTGTACGCCATCTTAGCTGCAGGCGTCATTTTTCTGGTCCTTCGACGGCCCGTAAGAGACTGGAAAATGGATTACGCCTTGGCCAGTTTGACACCACTTGTGTTCTCCCCCCTGGTTGAGGAGGCCCATATGATTTTCACAATTCCAGCCTTGTTCGTTTTGGCAAACCGGGCAAGAAACCTGCTCACGGGGTCTCCATCCGACAAACCAGGTCTGTCAAGAGTGCCGTCTGCAAAATTCATTGGATTGCTGCTTGCATTGCTTACTCTGATGCTGCTGACTATCCTTTCGTTACCCGCTACTTTCTTTTTGAACTTCGTCACGTATCACTGGCACCAATTATTCTGGATGCATACACAAATGTTCTGGGTCTATATGACGTTGCTTGTTGTGACGGCAGGTTATGGCCTTCGTTCGCGTGCAGAATCGAATGCCAGTGTACTTTATCATCCGCACCGGCATATTTCGTAA